ACCACCTTCTCAGGTGACATCCTGTACTGGCGAACCAATGACACGAACCCCGATGCATGGACCATAGTGGTAAGTACCACCAACGATGATTGGTGGCAGTACACGGGGACTCTTACTGAGTTTTTGGTGGACTGGCTGGGAGGAACAATGGAACGCATCGGCTTGCCCTCCGAGGTACCCAGGAGAAACCCACCTGTACGTTTGGGGAAAGGTTGAGCCTCATCTCGCCTCAGAACCCGCCTCCGAAGTCGCCACCTCCGCCGAAGCCGCCGCCTCCGAAGTCGCCGCCGCCCCAGCCGCCGCCTCCGCCGAAGTCGCCGCCGAAGTCCGACGCGTTGAAGTCGCCGCCGGAGAAGTCGCCGCCCGCGAAGCCCTCGCCGCCGTACTCGGCCGCGTACGCCGGGGTGGCCAGGGTCGTGCCGAGCATCGTGCCGATCAGCAGGCCCGGCAGGAGCGCGCCGCCGTAGTAGCCGCCCGCCCAGGGACCGTACGCCGGGCCCGCCTCCCAGTACGGGCGGGGGCCGAATTCCGTGGCCACCTGGCGGGACGCCGGGTCCTGGCCGGCCTTGACGCGGGACGCGTCCGCCGCGCACACCGGCACCTCGCGCGGCGTGCCCCCGTGCGGCGCCCACGACAGGTCGGTGACGGACGGGCCGTGGCGCGGGTCGAAGAAGCAGGGTGCCCGCCGCTCGGGAAGCGGGCGGCCCTCGCGGCGGGCGGCGAGGACGGCCAGCGCGTGGCGGCCGTCCGCGAGGGCCTCGGTCACGCCCCGGACGTCATGGGGATGACGGGCCCCGGCCATGAGCTGCTTCGCCTTGTCGTACGCGTCGAGCGCGTGCTCGTAGTCGCGGCGCTGCGCGTCGTCGGCGGACGGGTCGCCGGGGTGGAAGTCCAGCCGGTCCAGCTCCTCGCCGTACGCGGTGATGTCCTCGTCCACGACGACGCGGAGCTTCTCCAGCGCCTCCAGCTCCTCGGCGCGCTTGCGGTTGCGGGTGCGGACGGTCGTCAGGGACACGGCGCCCGCCACCAGGGCGAACAGCACGCCGATGGTGATGAGCCCGCCGACCGGCGCGCCGTCGCCGGGCACGCCCTCCCACGAGGAAGGCGCCGAACCGCGCAGCTGAGGCAGGGCCTGGTCGACGAACGCGTTCAGCTCCGCCGTCGCGTCCACGCCCGGCTGGTGCACGGCCGAGACCAGGTTGTCCACGGCGCGCGGGGCCATGACCGCCCGGTCGGCGCCCGCGTCGAAGGCGTCGCCCAGCCGGACCGCGTACACGCCGGTCACGCCCGTCAGGGTGCGCAGGTCGCGCAGGAGCGTGTCCTCCGGGAACTCCGCCGTGTCCGGCAGGACGGCCACCATCAGCGGCTTGTCCGCCTGGAGGATCTTCCGCTCCAGCGCCTCCGCCTCGCGCGCCGGCAGCTCGGCGGCGGCGTCCGGATGCACGTACACGGGGCCCTGGCGCAGCGCCTGGGCCGCCTCGCGCACCCCGTCGGTCGCCTTCGCGGACGCACCGGGGGCGAGGGCCAGGAGGACCGTCAGCACCAGGCCCACCACGACCGACAAGAGGGAGAGCGGATTTCTCCTCATATCATCGACGGTACCCCATGTGGGCTATTTCACGAAGGTCCTCCGGGTTCAGCTCTCCGTCGGCCGGACCCCCGCCTTCAGCAGGCCGTACGTGTACGCGTCCACCAGCGCCTGCCACGACGCGGCGATGACGTTCTCGGCGACCCCCACCGTGGACCACTCGGCGTCGCCGTCGCTGGTCGTGATCAGCACGCGGGTCGTGGACTCCGTGCCGTGGCGGCCCTCCAGGATGCGGACCTTGTAGTCCACCAGCTCGAACTTGGCCATCTGCGGGTAGATCCGCTCCAGCGCCACCAGCAGCGCCCGGTCCAGGGCGTTCACCGGGCCGTTGCCCTCGGCCGTGGCGACGATGCGCTCGCCGTCGGCCCACACCTTGACCGTCGCCTCGTTGGCGTGGGAGCCGTCGGGGCGGTCCTCGGCGATGGCCCGCCACGACTCCGTACGGAAGAAGCGCGGCGGGCGGCCCTCGACCTCCTCGCGCAGCAGCAGCTCGAACGACGCGTCGGCCGCCTCGTAGGTGTAGCCGCGCAGCTCCCGGTCCTTGACGCGGTCCACGACCCGGCCGACCAGCTCCCGGTCGTCGCCCAGGTCGATGCCCAGCTCCTTGCCCTTCAGCTCGACCGACGCCCGCCCGGCCATGTCGGAGACGAGCATCCGCATCGTGTTGCCGACCAGCTCGGGGTCGATGTGCTGGTACAGGTCCGGGTCGACCTTGATGGCGGAGGCGTGCAGCCCGGCCTTGTGGGCGAACGCGGAGACACCGACGTACGGCTGGTGGGTGGACGGGGTGAGGTTGACGACCTCGGCGATGGCGTGGGAGATCCGGGTCATCTCCGCGAGGGAGCCCTCGGGCAGGACGCGGCGGCCGTACTTCAGCTCCAGCGCGGCGACGACGGGGAAGAGGTTGGCGTTGCCGACGCGTTCGCCGTAGCCGTTGGCGGTGCACTGGACGTGGGTGGCGCCGCCGTCGACGGCGGCGAGGGTGTTGGCGACGGCGCAGCCCGTGTCGTCCTGGGCGTGGATGCCGAGGCGGGCGCCCGTGTCGGCGGCGACGGTGGAGACGACGGCCTGGACCTGCGGCGGGAGCATGCCGCCGTTGGTGTCGCACAGGACGACCACGTCGGCGCCCGCCTCGTGCGCGGCGCGGACCACGGCCTTGGCGTACTCGGGGTTGGCCCGGTAGCCGTCGAAGAAGTGCTCGCAGTCCACGAACACGCGGCGGCCCTGCTCGCGCAGGTACTGGACCGTGTCGCGGACCATCGCGAGGTTCTCGTCGAGCGTGGTGCGCAGGGCCAGTTCCACATGGCGGTCGTGGGACTTGGCGACCAGGGTGATCACCGGGGCGCCGGAGTCGAGGAGCGCCTTGACCTGCGGGTCGTCGGCGGCGCGGATGCCGGCGCGGCGGGTGGCGCCGAACGCCACGAGCTGGGCGTGCTGGAAGTCGATCTCGGCGAGGGCGCGGGCGAAGAACTCCGTGTCCCGCGGGTTCGCGCCGGGCCAGCCGCCCTCGATGAAGCCCACGCCGAAGTCGTCCAGGTGCCGGGCGATGGTCAGCTTGTCGGCGACGGTGAGGTTGATGCCCTCGCGCTGGGCGCCGTCGCGCAGCGTCGTGTCGAAGACGTGGAAGCTGTCATCGACGGGCTGATCCGTGGTCATGGCTGTCCTGCTCCTGTCGGATGGGCTCCGGTGTGGTCCTTCCCCGCCCGGGCCGGGTGGGGGTAGGGACCCGGACGGGGGAATGGGGTGGATCGGTCCGCTTGTCCCCATTCTCGCGCGCTCGCCGCCGGCCCATGGGTGGGGCCCGGAAAACGAAAAGACCCCTCGCGGGTGCGAGAGGTCTGCGCGCGGGTCTGAGACATGGTGTCCGCTGCCGCGACGGGGTGCTGTCGGGGTTCAGCGGTCACGGTGGACCGGCGCGCCGCTGCCGATAATCATCGGGTTTGCGAGCACGGCGGCAGTTTGCCACAGGTGCGCCACCCCGTGGGCACAAGTCTCACGATGCGGTCAAGCCCTGGGGATCCGGCGGTCAGGCCGTGCGGAGCAGCGTCTCGTCGAGGTGTTCGCGTACGTGGGTGAGCACCTGCTCCCGGCCGGTGCCGGGCAGGCCGACGGCGACATGGACGCTGAACCCGTCGAGGAGGGCGCGCAGCCGGGCCGCGTACCGGTCGGGGTCGACGGGGCGCAGTTCGCCGCGCGAGACGCCCTCGGCGAGGAGCGCGACGAGGTCCCGGTGCCAGGCGCCCTCGATGGCGGCCTGCCGGTCGCGCGCCTCGGCGTCGGCGTTCTGCGAGCGGGTCCACACCTCCAGCCAGAGCGTCCAGTGCGGGTCGCGGGGCCCGTCGGGGACGTACAGCTCGACGTACGAGGCGAGGCGGTCGGTGACCGGCAGGTCGTGGCGCGACAGCAGCGCGCTGCGCTCGGCGCCGAGGCGGCCCTCGCTCCACTCCAGGGTGCGCAGGAGCAGTTCGTCCTTGGTGCGGAAGTAGTAGAGGAGGTGGCCGCTGCTCATGCCGACCTCCCGGCCGAGCCCGGCCATGGTGAGGCCGTCGAGCCCGCGTTCGGCGATGGTCGCCATGGCGGCGGCGAGCACGTCCTCGCGGGGCGGCGCGGTGTTGCGCCGCCGCGCGGCGCGGGCTCGCGAGGTGTCGGCGGCGCGGGCTTCGGGGGCGCGGGCTTCGGGGGCTCCGGTCCGGGGGCCGTCGGCGGCGCGGGTGGGTCCGTCGGCGGCGGCGCGGGCTTCGGGGTCGTTCACCCGTCCGTTGTACCCGATCTCCATCCGGCCTCCTTCATCCGTTCGCGCAGGGCCGCCACGGCGGCTTGGGCGGGCGGGGGTCCCGCCAGGGCGTCCGGGCCGGCGCTCAGCACCTCGCGGACGACGGCGGCCGCCTGGTCCGCGGGGAGAACGCCGGAGAGCAGGGCGAGGAGCGCCGGGCCGTCCGCGTCGTCCCAGCCGTGGTGGACGACCTCGCGCAGGGCCACGACCGTGTCCACGGCGGCGGGCGGCAGCTCCGTCCAGGCCCGCAGCACCCGCACCTCGTCGGCCGCCTCGGCCATGAACCAGAGCATGACCTCGTACGGCACGTCGTGCCCGTCCGGCGCGAAGAGGTGGAACGACGGCTCGCGCGCCGGGTCCTCGTCCGGGATGGCGGCGGTGACCAGGAAGCCCGCGTCGCGGTGGTGGAGCTCGATGTGCCACGCGTCGTCGTGCAGCGCGTACGTGCGCGTGATCCGGTAGTCGGGACGCGGGGCGGGGCGGGGTTCGGCCATGGGCGCAGGCTGTCAGCCGCGCCCATGGACCGGCCAGCGGTTTTCCCCGCTGCGTACGGGCCTCAGACCTTCGGCTGCTGCTGGGTGATGCAGTGGATGCCGCCGCCGTTGGCGAACACCGGGCGGGCGTCGACCAGGGTGACCGTACGGTCGGGGAAGAGGCGGCGGAAGATCCCGGCGGCGAGCTCGTCGCGCGGGTCCCCGAAGGCGCACAGGACGACGCCGCCGTTGCACAGGTAGTGGTTGATGTACGAGTAGTCCACCCACGCGCCGTCCTCCTGGAGGACCGTCGGCGCGGGCACCTCCACGACCTCCAGGGCGCGCCCCCGGGCGTCGGTCTGCGACCGGAGGAGGGCGACGATCTCCTCGCACGGCTCGTGGTCGGGGTGGGCCGGGTCGGGCTGGGTGTGGGCGACGACGACGCCGGGGCGGGCGAACGCGGCGACGATGTCCACATGGCCGCGCGTCCCGTAGTCGCCGTAGTCGGCGGTCAGCCCGCGCGGCAGCCAGATCGCCTTGGTGGTGCCGAGCTTCGCGTGGATCTCCGCCTCGACCTCGGCGCGGGTCCAGCCGGGGTTGCGCTCGGGGCCGAGCTGGACCGTGTCGGTGAGGAGGACCGTGCCCTCGCCGTCCACGTGGATCGCGCCGCCCTCGTTGACGAGGGGGCTCGCGTGCACGGGGACGCGGGCGAGGTCCGCGACATGGCGGGCGATCTTCGCGTCGTGCTCCCAGCGGGCCCAGTCCGCGGCGCCCCAGCCGTTGAACACCCAGTCCACGGCGGCCAGTTCGCGTCCGTCGGTGACGAACGTGGGGCCGATGTCCCGCATCCAGGCGTCGTCCAGGTCCCGCTCCACCAGGTCGACGCCGTCGCCGAGGAGGGCGCGGGCCGATTCGGCGTCGCCGGGCGCCGCGACCATGGTGACCGGTTCGAACCGGCGTACGGCGCGGGCGACCTGGGCCCACGCGGCGCGTGCCTCGGCGAGCCTCTCGGGGGTGTCGAAGGTGGGGTTGGCGGTGGGCCACGCCATCCAGGTGCGCTCGTGGGGCGTCCACTCGGCGGGCATGCGGAAGGTCATCGGGCGGTCCTCAGAGGAAGTAGAGGCGGTTGAGGGAGACGGAGTCGGCTGGCTCCGAGCGGACCGGGTCGCCGTCGAGGGTGACCAGGCCGGTGCGGGCGTCCACGCCGACCTCCCCGATACGGGAGTTGAGGCGCAGGTCGGCCGGGCCGATGCCCCGGGTGCCGCGCACGGCGACGCGCCTGCGGCGGGTGGGCATCAGGTCGGCGCCGAGCTGGGCGGCCGCGCCCGAGACGAACGCCACGGAGATGTCGGCCGCCGTCGCGCCGTGCGCCCCGAACTGCGGGCCCAGCACCAGGGGTTCGCAGGTGTCGGTGGCGGCGTTCGGGTCGCCCACGACGCCGTACGCGGGGAAGCCCGCCTTCAGGACGAGCTGCGGCTTCGCGCCGAAGAACTCGGGCCGCCACAGCACGATGTCCGCGAGCTTGCCCGGCTCGATGGAGCCGACCTCGTGGGCGAGGCCGTGCGCGATGGCCGGGTTGATGGTCAGCTTGGCGATGTAGCGCAG
This genomic window from Streptomyces thermolilacinus SPC6 contains:
- the cimA gene encoding citramalate synthase, whose amino-acid sequence is MTTDQPVDDSFHVFDTTLRDGAQREGINLTVADKLTIARHLDDFGVGFIEGGWPGANPRDTEFFARALAEIDFQHAQLVAFGATRRAGIRAADDPQVKALLDSGAPVITLVAKSHDRHVELALRTTLDENLAMVRDTVQYLREQGRRVFVDCEHFFDGYRANPEYAKAVVRAAHEAGADVVVLCDTNGGMLPPQVQAVVSTVAADTGARLGIHAQDDTGCAVANTLAAVDGGATHVQCTANGYGERVGNANLFPVVAALELKYGRRVLPEGSLAEMTRISHAIAEVVNLTPSTHQPYVGVSAFAHKAGLHASAIKVDPDLYQHIDPELVGNTMRMLVSDMAGRASVELKGKELGIDLGDDRELVGRVVDRVKDRELRGYTYEAADASFELLLREEVEGRPPRFFRTESWRAIAEDRPDGSHANEATVKVWADGERIVATAEGNGPVNALDRALLVALERIYPQMAKFELVDYKVRILEGRHGTESTTRVLITTSDGDAEWSTVGVAENVIAASWQALVDAYTYGLLKAGVRPTES
- a CDS encoding TetR/AcrR family transcriptional regulator, translating into MATIAERGLDGLTMAGLGREVGMSSGHLLYYFRTKDELLLRTLEWSEGRLGAERSALLSRHDLPVTDRLASYVELYVPDGPRDPHWTLWLEVWTRSQNADAEARDRQAAIEGAWHRDLVALLAEGVSRGELRPVDPDRYAARLRALLDGFSVHVAVGLPGTGREQVLTHVREHLDETLLRTA
- a CDS encoding agmatine deiminase family protein codes for the protein MTFRMPAEWTPHERTWMAWPTANPTFDTPERLAEARAAWAQVARAVRRFEPVTMVAAPGDAESARALLGDGVDLVERDLDDAWMRDIGPTFVTDGRELAAVDWVFNGWGAADWARWEHDAKIARHVADLARVPVHASPLVNEGGAIHVDGEGTVLLTDTVQLGPERNPGWTRAEVEAEIHAKLGTTKAIWLPRGLTADYGDYGTRGHVDIVAAFARPGVVVAHTQPDPAHPDHEPCEEIVALLRSQTDARGRALEVVEVPAPTVLQEDGAWVDYSYINHYLCNGGVVLCAFGDPRDELAAGIFRRLFPDRTVTLVDARPVFANGGGIHCITQQQPKV